Part of the Mauremys reevesii isolate NIE-2019 linkage group 4, ASM1616193v1, whole genome shotgun sequence genome is shown below.
CCCAGCTGAAGCCTGATCCCTATTAATTTAGCAGACATAAGAAAAAATTAGCATTAAATAACGGCCCTGCCCGTGTCACAtccacctcccctccctcacAAGCTCTTAGGGCGCATGCCAGCAAACCACTTTCGCAGATGCTTAGCTGGGCTAACATGAGGAGCTTTACGGAAACCAAGAGCCTGACGTATGAGCTTCAAATTAAGCACACgtgtgcttgcaggatcaggtccttagtgaGCTACAAGAGCGAATAGAAAATCACCAGCCAGTCATAAAACCATCTACGAGCAGCAGATGTAAGTGATCAATCAATGCCACCAAAGAATTGCAGCTCTTTGCTAGGCTTGGTACGTGGAAGCCTGCCACAGAGCACACTGGTCGAGAGCACACCCAGGTCCAGCCAGCCGCTTGTGACCTCACTCACAATGGTGATATAGGAAGAAGAACACGGGAGTGGAGGGAGCGGTCGAtcttggcaggtgtttgtctaacctcttaTTTCATCCCTTGTCACTCCCTTGACTTCAGAGGTGTTGCTCCTGACCTCGAACAGGATAAGGGATATCAGAATCAGGCTGTACAGTGGGGTCTGCCTGAGAAAGCTTAACTCAGGGATCTTACCGGCACTAGGAAATTTACTACCTGCCAGGTGCAATGCAGACTTGGCACCGCTGCTGCCAGTCAAGGCCGAGATGCCCATGGGTTTCCACCGCATTCTGTGTAATTAAACACGTTGGCAACGATTTTCAAATTAGAGCATTTGGATGTCTCCCCTTTGGGGTATGGCACGTGAGAATGCCCTCACAGGGCCTGGGACAGTGCTCAAGCATGTTCTGAAAACCAGTCCTTTTAGGcaaaaaaacagaacaggagtccttgtggcaccttagagactaacaaatttatttgagcataagctttcgtgggcttttATGGCTGAGCACCCCATAAATTTAAGGCACTAGTCACTCTTTACACTCTTGGTCTCCAGGCTGTGCAGTGTATGGCCTGGTTTCAGATAGGCTGTAATACCACTATTAATAACATGACTACAGCAACATGGCAAAGTATTAACAGTGTCTAGAAGGTGCTATCGCCATCTAGTGGGAAAAATGTCAAACTGAAAAGAATTCTTGCTCTATTACCATATTAGGGTTGAGTTTCTTTGCTTGCCTACATAAGTCCTGTTTTTCTGGTATGAGTCTGTATGCACAGGTGTGGAGCTACCTAATTACACCAgaaggcacggagacaggaagacaagtaccacaccctttattgatcggtcagctggcgggtgtgttcctctcggctagtgccagaaagagacacaccttacatggccagatgggcctacaagatacatctgttgaggatacatttgtcattcatccgttgaccctttgtactagatactttggatgcatacaagccaaacaaaactgatagcAGAAAAAGCTGACTTAGGGTAGATATACGGctttcagtctaatgagttctgtaagctttccaacacagtttggacaagcataacataactatTTTCCaacacagggtgaccagatgtcccatttttaaagggacagtctcaTCTGAGGGgactttttctcatataggcgcCCATTACCCTCCACCTccatcctgttttttcacagttgctatctggtaacacTATGCATGCAGGAAGTGTTGTACATAGTGCAAGTATGCTGTAAACTACAAAAAGTCAGCACACAATGCTACTCAGTGAGTTGAACCTCAGCTTCAATGTTCTTCCCGCTGGAATCCTGAACATAGTAAAGTCCTGCACTCCGCACTCTTTCACCTCTAGGGGCAACAGTTCATAgaccggcacctctgggctttctGCATCCCTTtcgaatgtaaaaaaaaaaaattgcttgagccttaGAACCTAATTGCTCAAGCCCTGGCACCtcattcattacaaattaagtgcagcctgcactagtactgtgtaatgtattttatttcctCCCTCCTGTATTACCCACCTTCCCTTGTCCCCCAAGGGGAAGATACCCCATTTGCTCTATTAGGTTTATGTTAAGAAGGCAGAAAAACTGTGATTTTTAAagagaggatttttaaaatattttatttgggaTAAAACGATGATCTGTACAATTAGGCCCCATCGTATGAAAAGGACAAGAAGAAAATATGAGTTGTTCAAAGGAGCATAACAACATAAATGCTCATATCCATCAAATACACTATTATCATGTAGCCCAGCAGTGCCTGGCAGGTTCATGGTGCTGAATGCTGTACCAGCACCTGGTGGAGACaagtcctgccccaaagagcttgctgtttaaatagacaagacaaaagaAGCATTATCACCTCTGctttacagatgaagaactgagGTCCGAAGAGGCGGAGTAATTTGACCAAGCCTGTGGAGGGAACCTATGGTAGAATTCGGAGCTGGATTCAGGTCACCTGAATCCTGAACTAATGTTTTAGCTACAGAAGCATCCTTGTCAAGCGTGGTGCTATTAACACTGTAGCAGAGCTTTGTGGGACGCTATGCTTCTTGAGTCAGTCTCCCCGTCACTTGCAGCTAATAAAGATCCCATGGTACGAGGGGTGACACTAGCATTCAGGAATGTTATTTACAGGACATTGATCAAATTCCGTCCCTGGCCAATATATTCTACCTCAGTAACATCCCCCTCCTCATTTCAATCAGAGCAGGTCTAGCTTTTAAAAAGTGCCTTCTGGTTTAGGATGCCTCCGTGTTTGACTGTGCAACCTTAAACATATGAGCACAGAGAACCTGCTCAGTCCCATCTTTTGCAAGGTGCTATCATCAGGGATGCTGCCTGCCTCCCATCCCTGCCCGTTATTCTGAGACATGTTAATGTAGAGAGGATGAAAAATAATTTCTCGACATCACTCTCCCCAGGgcggccttcacctccttgttcctcaggctgtagatgagggggttcagCATGGGGATCACCACCGTGTAGAACACGGAGGCTATTTTGTCAGTGTCCAGGGAGTAGCTAGAACTGGGCCGGGTGTACATGAAAAGAAGAGTCCCATGGAAGATGgtgatacacaggaggtgggaggcGCAGGTGCTGAAGGCTTTTTGTTTCCCCTCGGCCGAGCGGGTCTGCATGATCGTGAGGAGGATGTAGAGGTAGGAGACCAGGATCAAGAGAGTGGTGCTAATCTCCACCAGGCTCATAATGATGAAGAGCAGGAGCTCGTTGAGCCATGTGTCAGAGCAGGAGAGCGCTAGCAGTGCggggatgtcacagaagaaatgattgatGACATTGGAGCTGCAGAAAGACAACCGAAAGGCGAAATGGGTATGAACTAGTGAATCCACCAAACCTATTGTGTATGCCCCAGCTACCAGGCTGACACATAGCTGCCTGGACATGGTGATATTGTAAAGCAATGGCTTGCAGATGGCCACACAACGGTCATAGGCCATCACAGCCAGAAGGAAGCACTCCACATCCACGAAAGAACCAAACACATAAGACTGTGCTGCACACCCAGCAAAGGAAATGGCCTTGTTCTCTCTTAAGAAGTTCAGCAACATCTTGGGAGCAATGGCAGAAGAGTAGCAGAGGTCACAGAAGGACAAGTGActgaggaagaagtacatgggggtgtgaagctGGGGGTCAATCTTGATTAACACGATCATCCCAAGATTGCCCAGCAGGGTGATGGTATAGATCACTAGGAACACCATAAAGAGGACAACCTGCAGCTGTGGACTGTCCGTGAATCCCACAAGGATGAACTCGTGGACCACGGTGCTTCTGTTTCCTCGATCCATGTCAACAGCGTGTCTGTTCTCTCTGCTGCTGAGATGAGACAGAAGGCAAATGGTGAAGCTCAGTGGGCGTGAGACACAGTCATTGAAATGAACTTTCACTAAACAAGAGATACAAATGCAAATGACTTTGGTTTTATTCTGAATCAGAATAAAAGGCagcatatgatttttttttcactcaaTGGAAAGTTCCAAAAAATATTGATTTGGAAATGTGGAAATGGTTCATTTTGACACTTTCAAACAGAATGTAATATTTTGACATTCTCAGATCAATATGTTTTGTTTCATCTTGGTTTCACATCAGTCTCTGCCCTCCTGATCTGCCTCAGGtctccattctcctctatgggccaaATTCCAACTGGACCacatctcccacaatgcacctgtgaCACGCTGTACCCCTGTGTCCAGCCCTTTCAAAGgattatgataaattttgtacaaagtgtgccttgtgaggtatcatttgaaagcttatAATGTGCTCATCGTTATGGTCATCTCCTATGATGCCCCATAGCAACTGAGGCAAACTCAGATTAACATTGAACTGACCTGAGACAAAATACTTCAATTCTGGTCCACAAACCCAAATATTTAGATTGTGTTCGACCCAACCTAAAATGACATATTTCTTTTCCGTTTCCCCAATGGAAAATCTAAAAAAATAGACAACATCACGATTATAATATTTTCATTATtgttctctgggttttttttaactgctcCTGCATATTGAGCAAGGGTCTTCCTTGAATGTTCCCCAATGATGTTCAAATCATTTTCCTGGGCTTCCCACTTATTATAGAATTTAGCCATGTAGATTAATAGTTcaccactcccccacccctccccaccgtACTTTGTATTAATGCAATGAAATACATCTGACATCATGTTCCTCTAGCTGCTGGgaagggctccccacccccacagctctgcccgtGGCACTCCATCCTGACTTGCAGCTCCCTACCACCCCAATCCTGAGTTTTacaacacacagctctgccaacaccCTTCGATCCCAACCAGCAGGCCCTAGACCTGGGCTCCCCACATACACAGTCTGCTCCGCTAATGCCCCttagtcctgacctgcagccccactGCTATGCCAGTCCTGGGTTCCCTGACCCacctgctcagctctgctgctgcccctcagtcccaaccagCAGCCCGTCTGCTatcccacacacacagctctgctggtgtagCCCACAGAATCTCTTTCTCTTCCACCTGATTCTGTTCCTAATGTTTACCATCAATTCCACTTCGGTGGCACACGTGAGTAAAACTCCAgggcctacattttcagaagCCTTCTCTCATTTCGGTGTCCAGAATGAGGAGTGCACATTTCCCCTGCTGTGTagccctgatgggccagattctcagctgatgtaaatcatcaTAGCCCTATTGGCATCAAGAGAATTACAATGGTTCATCCCAGCTGGCCCATCCCAGTGATAAGGAGATTGACCAGAACAATCACCATGTGGGATAGTAAGAACAGAACAAAAAATACAAGCCGCTGAGAGTGGAAAAGTCCAAGGAGAACTCCATCACCACCGTGTGGTTTCCCCTGATCCATGGCTTCAGTTCATGCCTTTTATAGAAAagctggatggggagggggagggagaggaagataCAGTCACATCATGGCTGGTGAATCATGAAGTCCATTGTACAACATCAAGATTCACACATATAAATAAACAAGCAAAGACATTTATATAGTAGTGTGAATAACAGAAATGTTGGTTGTGTTGCCATTCCAAAAAAAATGGGGGGACCAAATTGTTTTGGGTtgaatcaacatttttttttctttcaaaattttcaacaagatgaaattagaaaaaaaaaatagaggtcaaagaaacattttgtttgacctgaaacaaacTGTTTGGCTTGATTTGAAGCattttttatgtttgtttattttttaaacaaaagtataggatgttttgaaattaaatgtcaTTTCAAAAAAAACCCTTGATTTTTGCGGAAttattttgagggtttttttctcACCAACACAATGCGGCAAAACTAACATGAATTTGTGAAACACTTTGATGTTGCTGAATCTACATATTTTAGCTTGaaaagtttcagctgaaaaatttcaccctgcTCAATATTTATAGCACATTCGATATATTGTAGAGGGATCAATTTTGCCAGAATATCACATAATAAGCAATGAGACTCCATGATGAATTGTGTTTGCTAAGGTTGCAGCTTCACCTGCAATCTGCCCACTAATTCATCCCTATTCAGCTGATTTTAATGTTCTAAACCTCTGAGCACTTTCCATATAAacatttgttttgtgtgtgtgtttggtttgtaCCACCAGCTACAAAATGTTTCTTGCTCTTCTCTAAAATAACACTAATACCTATTTCTTGTATAGCATGTTTCATCACTAAatctcaaagtattttacaaaggAGATAAGTATTGTCACtaccattttacatatggggaaactgaa
Proteins encoded:
- the LOC120403413 gene encoding olfactory receptor 1019-like yields the protein MDRGNRSTVVHEFILVGFTDSPQLQVVLFMVFLVIYTITLLGNLGMIVLIKIDPQLHTPMYFFLSHLSFCDLCYSSAIAPKMLLNFLRENKAISFAGCAAQSYVFGSFVDVECFLLAVMAYDRCVAICKPLLYNITMSRQLCVSLVAGAYTIGLVDSLVHTHFAFRLSFCSSNVINHFFCDIPALLALSCSDTWLNELLLFIIMSLVEISTTLLILVSYLYILLTIMQTRSAEGKQKAFSTCASHLLCITIFHGTLLFMYTRPSSSYSLDTDKIASVFYTVVIPMLNPLIYSLRNKEVKAALGRVMSRNYFSSSLH